One region of Desertifilum tharense IPPAS B-1220 genomic DNA includes:
- a CDS encoding DNA sulfur modification protein DndB, with the protein MSSLEFPQPDQNLTLDAFLSPYFAQYHRERCYPGLLFRQGKRQMIQINVPAHDLPTLLQAKPSTGNDPDSGKNRPEVKGHAEEIKGYIRERVGKNKPWILGTLTANIHPDDINIIELGRDICLVIIPRKVKLDITDGQHRKRAIHELIVGSESELISDNNFPITLVLEDDFNQCQTDFRDMAQTRQLDQTLLKSFGEFEGQVGITKVLQTEVPMFRGKTEKIKSAPATKQKLIYTTNYIAKFVSCAFANDPNDELKNIEVEPAARALIKALNQFFSESIHTRHIFEKDAQELTVVEVSDFKENCLLGRSVGLEILGRLLYFAYDRTMSCFLPEKVRQISNLDWSKSSHVWEGTVVLSSYNPPNVAKSYKITASANAVRLAVSSAKSHLGWN; encoded by the coding sequence ATGTCTAGTCTTGAATTTCCCCAACCCGATCAAAATTTAACTCTTGATGCATTCCTCAGTCCTTACTTTGCTCAATATCATAGAGAGCGTTGCTATCCTGGCTTGCTTTTTCGGCAGGGTAAGCGACAAATGATTCAGATTAATGTACCTGCTCATGATTTACCTACTTTACTTCAAGCTAAACCCTCTACTGGCAACGATCCGGATTCTGGTAAAAATAGACCAGAGGTAAAAGGTCACGCTGAAGAAATAAAAGGATATATCAGAGAAAGAGTTGGCAAAAATAAACCTTGGATTTTAGGGACTTTAACTGCAAATATCCATCCAGATGATATTAATATAATCGAGCTAGGAAGAGATATTTGCTTGGTAATTATACCGCGAAAGGTCAAATTAGACATTACAGATGGTCAACATAGAAAAAGAGCAATACATGAATTAATTGTAGGTTCTGAATCAGAGTTAATTAGTGACAACAATTTTCCTATTACCCTAGTTCTAGAAGATGATTTTAATCAGTGCCAAACTGATTTTCGCGATATGGCACAAACTCGACAACTAGATCAAACTTTACTAAAGTCATTTGGGGAATTTGAAGGTCAGGTAGGAATTACTAAAGTTTTACAAACAGAAGTCCCAATGTTTCGGGGTAAGACTGAAAAAATCAAATCTGCTCCTGCAACAAAACAGAAGCTAATTTATACAACCAACTACATTGCTAAGTTTGTCAGTTGTGCTTTTGCAAACGATCCAAATGATGAGCTAAAAAACATTGAAGTAGAACCTGCGGCTAGGGCTTTAATAAAAGCTCTTAATCAATTCTTTTCTGAGTCAATTCATACGCGCCATATTTTTGAGAAAGATGCTCAAGAATTAACTGTTGTTGAAGTAAGTGATTTTAAGGAAAATTGCTTACTAGGTCGAAGTGTTGGACTAGAAATTCTAGGTCGATTACTGTATTTTGCCTATGACAGAACAATGAGTTGCTTTTTACCAGAAAAAGTAAGGCAAATTTCTAACCTTGATTGGTCAAAATCAAGTCATGTATGGGAAGGAACTGTGGTTCTCTCTAGCTATAATCCTCCTAATGTTGCAAAGTCCTATAAGATTACTGCCAGCGCTAATGCTGTAAGATTAGCCGTGAGTTCGGCTAAAAGTCACTTAGGTTGGAATTAA
- a CDS encoding DGQHR domain-containing protein, producing MNRPATPQTDARETPEVEKPEIGEIGRILESYLGKSDQILVQRLEMGGSEAYIGSVSLEWFASRVRFASYLPLLRSHSPISSHNTTINADTIEIIQQRPLDWSRQASLTQYLAARKHHKFPPVLVVLNQPWVDNPQASEWDKHRKAKLSAAQFTPLDNNASLGLLNVSPHVTLFALDGQHRLMGVQGLMELLNTGKLARYRKDKKPSGGVITLEDLQTEYQVDSDYLQSLAQEKIGIEFLSAVIPGETYEQARRRIRSIFVHVNLMAVPLSKGQLAQLDENDGFSIVARKVAVTHSLLKDKPGRNPRVNWDSATVAAKSTVFTTLQALKDMSERYLHPRFPHWKQVQKKGLIPLRPEDEELAAGIEAFSTFFDHLSRLLSLQRLGYDAETPELRRFSFEKPPGEGNLLFRPVGQIALAQALGILTFKKGIPLETLFAKLQRFDTDGGFSYMETPQSLWYGILYDPNKKRILVSGRDLAVKLLVYLLGGVTDELEKADIRRAVADARTVEGQAMGFQGKFVEPRKVGLPQILV from the coding sequence ATGAACAGACCAGCGACCCCCCAGACCGACGCCAGAGAAACCCCAGAGGTAGAGAAGCCAGAGATTGGGGAGATTGGGCGAATCTTAGAAAGCTACTTGGGGAAAAGCGACCAGATATTGGTGCAAAGATTGGAGATGGGGGGAAGCGAGGCTTATATTGGGTCAGTTAGCTTGGAGTGGTTTGCGAGTCGGGTGCGGTTTGCGTCGTACTTGCCCTTATTGCGATCGCACTCACCCATCTCCTCCCACAATACCACCATCAACGCCGACACCATCGAAATCATCCAGCAACGTCCCCTCGACTGGTCGCGCCAAGCCTCCTTAACCCAATACCTCGCCGCCCGCAAGCATCACAAATTCCCGCCCGTCCTCGTTGTCCTGAACCAGCCTTGGGTAGACAACCCCCAGGCTAGCGAATGGGATAAACACAGAAAAGCCAAATTATCAGCCGCCCAGTTTACCCCCCTCGATAACAACGCCAGTTTGGGATTATTAAACGTCTCTCCCCACGTCACCCTCTTCGCCCTCGATGGCCAACACCGACTGATGGGCGTTCAAGGCTTAATGGAATTGCTGAACACTGGGAAGTTGGCCCGCTACCGCAAGGATAAAAAGCCCTCTGGGGGCGTCATTACCCTAGAGGATTTGCAGACCGAATATCAAGTAGACTCCGACTATTTGCAAAGCCTCGCCCAAGAGAAAATTGGGATTGAATTTCTGTCCGCTGTGATTCCGGGAGAAACCTACGAACAGGCCCGCCGCCGCATTCGTTCCATTTTTGTCCATGTCAACCTGATGGCGGTTCCCCTGAGTAAGGGTCAGTTGGCGCAACTCGATGAAAATGACGGCTTTTCCATTGTTGCCCGTAAAGTGGCGGTAACTCATTCTTTGTTGAAGGATAAACCAGGGCGAAACCCAAGAGTAAATTGGGATAGCGCCACCGTTGCGGCAAAATCTACTGTTTTCACAACCCTGCAAGCCCTCAAGGACATGTCGGAACGCTATCTACATCCCCGCTTTCCCCATTGGAAACAGGTACAGAAGAAGGGTTTGATTCCGCTACGACCGGAGGATGAGGAATTGGCGGCGGGAATTGAGGCGTTTAGCACCTTTTTTGACCATCTCTCTCGGCTGTTGAGTTTGCAACGCCTGGGTTACGATGCGGAAACGCCGGAATTACGCCGCTTTAGTTTTGAAAAACCGCCCGGTGAGGGGAATCTGTTATTTCGCCCCGTAGGACAAATTGCCCTCGCCCAAGCATTAGGCATTTTGACGTTTAAAAAAGGCATTCCTTTAGAAACGCTATTCGCCAAGCTGCAACGCTTTGATACCGATGGCGGCTTTAGTTATATGGAAACGCCCCAATCTCTGTGGTATGGCATTCTCTACGACCCCAATAAGAAGCGCATCCTGGTTTCTGGGCGGGATTTGGCGGTTAAGTTGCTAGTCTATCTATTAGGCGGGGTGACAGATGAACTGGAAAAAGCCGATATTCGCCGCGCCGTCGCTGATGCCCGAACGGTGGAAGGTCAAGCGATGGGTTTTCAGGGTAAGTTTGTTGAACCCCGAAAGGTGGGTTTACCCCAGATTTTGGTTTAG
- a CDS encoding DNA phosphorothioation-associated protein 4, whose amino-acid sequence MSRVRIAKDKAEFVKSLVTANSKDGVFETYADVVMFAASLGVKQDKRLPLGGISTKDPAPIGVEIFASRGYDLAIKLIAIAQTQDPQILSSYEPAALEQRLHILEEYANGGLEILREALRGSIDYTERLLLMLIAERVKPKTETDSFDLSRFL is encoded by the coding sequence ATGTCTAGAGTTCGCATCGCCAAAGATAAAGCCGAATTTGTTAAAAGCCTAGTCACCGCGAACAGTAAAGACGGCGTATTTGAAACCTATGCAGATGTTGTGATGTTTGCAGCCTCCCTAGGCGTCAAGCAAGACAAACGCCTTCCCCTGGGAGGAATTTCCACCAAAGACCCCGCCCCCATTGGAGTAGAAATCTTTGCCTCTAGGGGGTACGATCTAGCCATTAAGCTGATTGCGATCGCGCAAACCCAAGACCCTCAAATCCTGTCTTCCTACGAACCCGCAGCCTTAGAACAGCGCCTGCACATCCTCGAAGAATACGCCAACGGCGGCCTAGAAATCCTCCGCGAAGCATTACGCGGCAGCATAGACTATACCGAACGCCTCCTCTTAATGTTAATTGCCGAACGGGTGAAGCCCAAAACCGAGACAGATAGTTTTGATTTAAGTCGCTTCTTATAA
- a CDS encoding polysaccharide deacetylase family protein, translated as MRRLCLIGLGLLASLCLHLPQLSYALPPSTIPARSQGIMMSQVKLPSPERAIALTFDDGPSPDATPEILATLERYQVKATFFVIGRHVQRYPEISQQLVAQGHAIGNHTWSHRSDRLNPQEAGYEINQASRIITQVTGVRTLLFRPPKGRLENGLVSWAKKNRYLVALWSVDSRDYQEPTPHQIVQTILRQIQPGGIILMHDGNRGRMQAAAALPELLEALKAEGYEFVTLPELLQRSGRF; from the coding sequence ATGAGGAGATTGTGCCTAATTGGCTTAGGACTCCTAGCCAGCTTATGCCTGCACTTACCCCAACTCAGTTATGCCTTGCCGCCCTCAACCATCCCGGCGCGATCGCAAGGTATAATGATGAGTCAGGTTAAGCTTCCTTCACCTGAAAGAGCGATCGCCTTAACCTTTGATGATGGCCCTTCTCCCGACGCCACGCCAGAGATTTTAGCCACCCTCGAACGCTATCAAGTCAAAGCGACCTTCTTTGTGATTGGACGCCACGTTCAGCGCTATCCAGAGATTAGCCAGCAACTGGTGGCCCAAGGTCATGCTATTGGCAATCATACCTGGAGTCATCGCAGCGATCGCCTCAATCCCCAAGAAGCCGGTTATGAAATTAACCAAGCCTCCCGTATAATTACCCAAGTTACCGGCGTCAGAACCCTATTATTTCGACCCCCCAAAGGTCGCTTAGAAAATGGCCTCGTCAGTTGGGCCAAAAAAAACCGCTATCTCGTCGCGCTTTGGTCTGTAGACTCTAGAGACTACCAAGAACCCACCCCCCACCAGATAGTCCAAACCATTCTGCGGCAAATCCAACCCGGAGGAATTATACTAATGCACGATGGCAATCGCGGTCGAATGCAAGCCGCCGCCGCCTTACCCGAACTGCTGGAAGCCTTGAAAGCGGAAGGCTACGAGTTTGTCACCCTACCGGAGTTGCTGCAAAGGTCTGGCCGCTTTTAA